Proteins found in one Campylobacter lari genomic segment:
- a CDS encoding anaerobic C4-dicarboxylate transporter, translated as MDIMIILQLVVFLGAIFIGIRLGGIAIGYAGGLGVVILGLVLGMKPGNIPWDVILIIAAAIAAISAMQQAGGLDYMVKVTERVLRKHPRFINYLAPACGWLLTILAGTGNAVFSLMPVVIDVAKSQNIKPSVPLSLMVVASQIGITASPVSAAVVYMTGVLEPLGWNYPALIGIWIVTTFAACMITAFIVSLITPMDLSKDPVYQERLKAGLVKSASDVLQSEDKPGAKLSVAIFLFTVLAVVLYATAISNNIKWIDPVVIPRDAAIMSFLLTAATLITFLCKVEPAKILDTSVFKSGMTACVCVFGVAWLGNTFVAGHEAGIKEVAGEWVKQTPAMLAVAFFFASMLLYSQAATAKAIVPVIIAALGISATNPADSYMLVACFAAVSALFVLPTYPTLLGAVQMDDTGTTRIGKFIFNHAFFIPGVLAIAIAVALGFLAVGML; from the coding sequence ATGGATATTATGATTATTTTACAACTTGTTGTCTTCCTTGGGGCAATATTCATAGGTATCCGCCTTGGTGGCATAGCAATAGGCTATGCCGGAGGTTTGGGTGTTGTTATTTTAGGTCTTGTTTTAGGTATGAAGCCAGGTAATATTCCTTGGGATGTTATCTTAATCATCGCTGCGGCTATCGCTGCAATTTCAGCAATGCAACAAGCAGGTGGTTTGGATTATATGGTAAAAGTTACTGAAAGAGTTTTACGTAAACATCCAAGATTTATCAACTACCTTGCACCAGCTTGCGGTTGGTTACTTACTATTTTAGCAGGTACTGGTAATGCAGTATTTTCACTAATGCCTGTTGTTATTGATGTTGCAAAATCACAAAACATCAAACCATCAGTTCCACTTTCATTAATGGTTGTTGCTTCACAAATTGGTATTACAGCTTCTCCAGTTAGTGCCGCTGTTGTTTATATGACTGGTGTATTAGAACCACTTGGTTGGAACTATCCTGCATTAATTGGCATTTGGATTGTAACTACTTTTGCTGCTTGTATGATCACAGCTTTCATTGTAAGCTTAATCACTCCTATGGATCTTAGTAAAGACCCTGTATATCAAGAACGCTTAAAAGCTGGTCTTGTAAAAAGTGCTTCTGATGTTTTACAAAGTGAAGATAAACCAGGTGCAAAACTTTCAGTTGCTATTTTCTTATTCACAGTATTAGCAGTTGTTCTTTATGCTACAGCAATTTCTAATAATATCAAATGGATTGATCCAGTAGTTATCCCAAGAGATGCTGCGATTATGAGTTTCTTATTAACTGCTGCGACTTTAATTACATTCTTATGTAAAGTTGAACCTGCAAAAATTTTAGATACAAGTGTATTTAAATCAGGTATGACAGCTTGTGTATGTGTATTTGGTGTTGCTTGGCTTGGAAATACTTTCGTTGCAGGTCACGAAGCTGGTATTAAAGAAGTAGCAGGCGAATGGGTTAAACAAACTCCAGCTATGCTTGCAGTTGCCTTCTTCTTTGCTAGTATGCTTTTATATTCTCAAGCAGCCACTGCAAAAGCTATCGTTCCAGTTATCATTGCTGCATTAGGAATTTCAGCTACAAATCCAGCCGATTCTTATATGTTAGTTGCTTGTTTTGCTGCCGTTTCAGCACTTTTCGTTCTTCCAACTTATCCTACTTTATTAGGTGCGGTTCAAATGGATGATACAGGTACAACAAGAATTGGAAAATTCATATTCAACCACGCATTCTTTATACCTGGTGTTTTAGCTATAGCTATAGCTGTTGCTCTAGGTTTCTTAGCAGTAGGAATGCTTTAA
- a CDS encoding aspartate ammonia-lyase — MGTRKEHDFIGELEISDEVYYGVQTFRALENFHMSGRKLQDYPYFVKAFAQVKKAAALANKEVGVLDADKADAIAKACDRLIAGEFLDQFVVDMIQGGAGTSTNMNTNEVITNIALESMGHKKGEYQYLHPNDHTNLGQSTNDTYPSSIKVATYAKLSDLLKAMENLKAELEVKAKEYKDIIKMGRTELEDAVPTTLGNTFNAFASYIKSDIEKITAARDSMTYLNLGATAIGTGINCHPDYKFVVEKKLKEITGVEFKPAEDFIAATQDTADFVHVSGALKTAAVRLSKIANDLRLMNSGPRCGLAEISLPAMQPGSSIMPGKVNPVICEAVGEACYEVIGNDVTIMLCSERGEFELNAFEPGIAYGLFNSIVLLENAMKTLAEKAVKGLKANPENCKKLVLNSIGIVTAFNPVLGYEKSASIAKEALETGKAVGDICLERGYLPKEKIDEILTPENMLNPHMTEKRKA; from the coding sequence ATGGGAACAAGAAAAGAACACGACTTTATTGGTGAATTAGAGATTTCTGATGAAGTTTATTATGGAGTTCAAACTTTTAGAGCACTAGAAAATTTTCATATGAGTGGTAGAAAATTACAAGATTACCCTTATTTTGTAAAAGCTTTTGCTCAAGTTAAAAAGGCAGCTGCTCTTGCTAACAAAGAAGTTGGAGTTCTTGATGCAGATAAAGCTGATGCTATTGCTAAAGCTTGTGATAGATTAATCGCTGGTGAATTTTTAGATCAATTTGTAGTAGATATGATCCAAGGTGGTGCTGGTACTAGTACAAATATGAATACTAATGAAGTTATCACTAACATTGCTCTTGAAAGCATGGGACATAAAAAAGGCGAATATCAATACCTTCATCCAAACGACCACACAAATTTAGGCCAATCTACAAACGACACTTACCCAAGCTCAATCAAAGTAGCAACTTATGCAAAACTTAGCGATCTTTTAAAAGCTATGGAAAATTTAAAAGCTGAATTAGAAGTTAAAGCTAAGGAATATAAAGATATTATTAAAATGGGTAGAACAGAACTTGAAGATGCAGTTCCTACAACTTTAGGAAATACCTTCAATGCTTTTGCTAGCTATATTAAAAGTGATATTGAAAAAATTACAGCAGCTCGTGATTCTATGACTTATTTGAATCTTGGTGCAACAGCTATTGGTACAGGAATTAACTGTCACCCTGATTATAAATTTGTGGTTGAGAAAAAATTAAAAGAAATTACTGGTGTTGAATTTAAACCGGCTGAAGATTTTATTGCAGCTACTCAAGACACAGCTGATTTCGTTCATGTAAGTGGTGCTTTAAAAACCGCAGCAGTTAGACTTTCTAAAATTGCAAACGACCTAAGATTAATGAATTCAGGTCCAAGATGTGGTTTGGCTGAAATCAGCTTACCTGCTATGCAACCAGGTAGTTCTATTATGCCAGGTAAAGTAAATCCTGTAATTTGCGAAGCTGTAGGTGAGGCTTGCTATGAAGTTATAGGCAATGATGTTACCATCATGCTTTGCTCTGAAAGAGGAGAATTTGAACTTAACGCATTTGAACCGGGCATTGCTTATGGATTGTTCAACTCTATAGTATTGCTAGAAAATGCTATGAAAACTTTAGCTGAAAAAGCCGTTAAAGGATTAAAGGCAAATCCTGAAAATTGCAAAAAATTAGTACTAAATTCAATCGGTATAGTAACTGCATTCAACCCTGTTTTAGGTTATGAAAAATCTGCAAGTATTGCTAAAGAAGCTTTAGAAACTGGTAAAGCAGTGGGTGATATTTGTCTTGAAAGAGGTTACTTACCAAAAGAAAAAATTGATGAGATTTTAACACCAGAAAATATGTTAAATCCTCATATGACAGAAAAAAGAAAAGCTTAA
- a CDS encoding methyl-accepting chemotaxis protein, whose amino-acid sequence MCDRVNGYTICNMTYIDTIDQSSEKIAYIQAIIVIFTSIISVILLYFLVSHYLSPLQAIQTGLNSFFDFINHKTKDSAMINVKTNDEFGAMAKAINENITKTKNALEQDAKAVEQSVETVREVESGNLTARITAIPANPQLLELKNYLNEMLSVLEQKVGSNMNEINRVFDSYKALDFTTEVKNAKGGVEVTTNVLGQEIVAMLRQSSEFASLLADESGKLQSAVKDLTDSSSSQASSLEETAAALEEITSSMQNVSHKTSEVIAQSEEIKNVTSIIGDIADQINLLALNAAIEAARAGEHGRGFAVVADEVRNLAERTQKSLGEIEANTNILVQSINEMGESIKEQTTGITQINDAVAQIDHVTQENLKIAKDSATISDNVNKIANDILEDARKKKF is encoded by the coding sequence ATGTGCGATAGAGTAAATGGTTATACTATATGTAATATGACCTATATTGACACTATCGATCAATCTAGCGAAAAAATTGCTTATATTCAAGCAATTATTGTTATCTTTACAAGCATCATTAGTGTTATTTTGTTATATTTCCTAGTATCACACTATCTCTCCCCACTTCAAGCCATTCAAACTGGTCTTAACTCTTTCTTTGATTTTATCAATCATAAAACAAAAGACTCAGCTATGATTAATGTTAAAACTAATGATGAGTTTGGTGCTATGGCTAAAGCCATCAATGAAAACATCACTAAAACTAAAAATGCATTAGAACAAGATGCTAAAGCGGTAGAACAATCAGTTGAGACAGTAAGAGAAGTTGAAAGTGGTAATCTAACAGCAAGAATAACAGCAATTCCTGCTAATCCTCAACTCCTTGAACTTAAAAATTATCTCAATGAAATGCTTAGTGTTTTAGAACAAAAAGTAGGTTCTAATATGAATGAAATTAATCGTGTATTTGATAGCTATAAAGCATTAGACTTTACTACTGAAGTTAAAAACGCTAAAGGTGGAGTTGAAGTAACAACTAATGTATTAGGTCAAGAAATAGTAGCTATGCTAAGACAATCATCTGAATTTGCTTCCTTATTAGCAGATGAGAGTGGAAAATTACAAAGCGCTGTTAAAGACTTAACAGATTCATCATCTAGCCAAGCTTCTTCTTTAGAAGAAACAGCAGCAGCATTAGAAGAGATTACTTCTTCTATGCAAAATGTATCTCATAAAACTAGTGAAGTAATTGCTCAAAGTGAAGAGATTAAAAATGTTACTTCTATTATAGGAGATATTGCTGATCAAATTAATCTACTTGCATTAAATGCTGCTATTGAAGCTGCGCGTGCAGGTGAACATGGTAGAGGTTTTGCTGTTGTTGCTGATGAAGTTAGAAATCTAGCAGAAAGAACTCAAAAGTCTTTAGGTGAGATTGAAGCAAATACTAATATCTTGGTTCAATCTATTAATGAAATGGGTGAGAGTATTAAAGAACAAACTACAGGTATTACTCAAATTAATGATGCTGTAGCTCAAATTGATCATGTAACCCAAGAGAACTTAAAAATAGCAAAAGATAGTGCTACTATATCTGATAATGTAAATAAAATAGCTAATGATATCTTAGAAGATGCTAGGAAGAAGAAGTTTTAA
- a CDS encoding methyl-accepting chemotaxis protein, with the protein MQSSNILHTEADKLLQTSAFRYSNIIRGATESVHSTLLSTESSIDQILDTQTSLEQNRIQDILEGAVDSNSWINYIYIHIIDISKFNNIDPTLLTDSGQFLMLINDTDLKNKGGIKLIQADDRILNQRSVKAALEKQEEGVGRPQNFVINNEEILAYNIAIPITRNGKLLGVIGALGGLNTLQEELTNPERSVFKNDQRLLLGANGLIAVSPATDFIGKNITEINPHASAKTLIELQKNQINTLFDFTPASTGNNNRAAIANFNLWDGANDYWSIVTMAPVESIQMPITKLAATIAMVSLFVIFAIALIVFFYINKAVSSRIVNLQNNLLYFFKFLNHEVKDTILSKDIKNNDELNTMAKAINENITKTKNALEQDAKAVEQSVDTAKEIENGNLTARITAIPANPQLIELKNVLNDMLSVLEQKVGSNMNEINRVFDSYKALDFTTEVKNAKGGVEVTTNVLGQEIVAMLRQSSEFASLLADESGKLQSAVKDLTDSSSSQASSLEETAAALEEITSSMQNVSHKTSEVIAQSEEIKNVTSIIGDIADQINLLALNAAIEAARAGEHGRGFAVVADEVRNLAERTQKSLGEIEANTNILVQSINEMGESIKEQTTGITQINDAVAQIDHVTQENLKIAKDSATISDNVNKIANDILEDARKKKF; encoded by the coding sequence ATGCAATCTTCAAATATTTTACATACAGAGGCAGACAAACTACTTCAAACTAGTGCTTTTAGATACTCAAATATTATCCGAGGCGCAACAGAAAGTGTTCATTCTACACTTTTAAGCACAGAAAGCTCAATTGATCAAATTTTAGATACACAAACATCATTAGAGCAAAATAGAATTCAGGATATTCTCGAAGGGGCTGTGGATTCAAATTCTTGGATTAATTATATTTATATTCACATTATAGATATATCAAAATTCAACAATATCGACCCTACACTTTTAACTGATTCAGGACAATTTTTAATGTTAATTAATGACACGGATCTTAAAAACAAAGGAGGGATAAAACTTATTCAAGCAGATGACAGAATTTTAAATCAAAGAAGCGTTAAAGCGGCTTTGGAAAAACAAGAAGAAGGGGTTGGTAGACCTCAAAATTTTGTCATTAACAATGAAGAAATACTAGCATACAATATTGCTATTCCAATTACAAGAAATGGAAAGTTACTTGGAGTGATAGGTGCCTTGGGTGGATTAAATACCCTACAAGAAGAGCTTACAAACCCAGAAAGAAGTGTTTTTAAAAACGATCAGAGATTATTACTTGGCGCTAATGGTCTTATAGCAGTTAGCCCTGCTACTGATTTTATAGGTAAAAACATTACCGAAATTAATCCACATGCAAGCGCTAAAACATTAATTGAATTACAAAAAAACCAAATAAACACTCTATTTGATTTTACCCCTGCATCTACAGGAAATAACAACAGAGCAGCTATTGCAAATTTTAATCTTTGGGATGGTGCTAATGATTATTGGTCCATAGTTACCATGGCTCCAGTAGAATCAATACAAATGCCTATAACAAAACTAGCAGCAACCATAGCCATGGTATCTCTTTTTGTTATTTTTGCTATCGCATTAATAGTATTTTTTTATATCAACAAAGCTGTAAGCTCAAGAATAGTAAATTTACAAAACAATTTATTGTACTTTTTCAAATTTCTTAATCACGAAGTCAAAGATACTATTCTAAGCAAAGACATCAAAAATAACGATGAATTAAATACCATGGCTAAAGCCATCAATGAAAACATCACTAAAACTAAAAACGCATTAGAACAAGATGCTAAAGCAGTAGAACAATCAGTTGATACAGCTAAAGAAATAGAAAATGGTAATTTAACAGCAAGAATAACAGCAATTCCTGCTAATCCTCAATTGATAGAATTAAAAAATGTATTAAACGATATGCTTAGTGTTTTAGAACAAAAAGTAGGTTCTAATATGAATGAAATTAATCGTGTATTTGATAGCTATAAAGCATTAGACTTTACTACTGAAGTTAAAAACGCTAAAGGTGGAGTTGAAGTAACAACTAATGTATTAGGTCAAGAAATAGTAGCTATGCTAAGACAATCATCTGAATTTGCTTCCTTATTAGCAGATGAGAGTGGAAAATTACAAAGCGCTGTTAAAGACTTAACAGATTCATCATCTAGCCAAGCTTCTTCTTTAGAAGAAACAGCAGCAGCATTAGAAGAGATTACTTCTTCTATGCAAAATGTATCTCATAAAACTAGTGAAGTAATTGCTCAAAGTGAAGAGATTAAAAATGTTACTTCTATTATAGGAGATATTGCTGATCAAATTAATCTACTTGCATTAAATGCTGCTATTGAAGCTGCGCGTGCAGGTGAACATGGTAGAGGTTTTGCTGTTGTTGCTGATGAAGTTAGAAATCTAGCAGAAAGAACTCAAAAGTCTTTAGGTGAGATTGAAGCAAATACTAATATCTTGGTTCAATCTATTAATGAAATGGGTGAGAGTATTAAAGAACAAACTACAGGTATTACTCAAATTAATGATGCTGTAGCTCAAATTGATCATGTAACCCAAGAGAACTTAAAAATAGCAAAAGATAGTGCTACTATATCTGATAATGTAAATAAAATAGCTAATGATATCTTAGAAGATGCTAGGAAGAAGAAGTTTTAA
- a CDS encoding HP0495 family protein — translation MVNICDLKKEPIINYPTFWDYKVVFEAGVDALEVFTQILNEREFKYKISNTSKQGTYKSYLLSVYVDSKSDRLNIFNQLKNKAKFVL, via the coding sequence GTGGTAAATATCTGCGATCTTAAAAAAGAACCTATTATAAACTACCCTACTTTTTGGGATTATAAAGTCGTTTTTGAAGCTGGAGTTGATGCTTTAGAAGTTTTTACACAAATACTCAATGAAAGAGAATTTAAATACAAAATCTCAAATACTAGCAAACAAGGTACATATAAAAGCTATCTTTTAAGTGTTTATGTTGATAGCAAAAGTGATCGTTTAAATATCTTTAATCAATTAAAAAACAAAGCCAAATTTGTACTATAA
- the moaC gene encoding cyclic pyranopterin monophosphate synthase MoaC, translating to MNLTHLDEKNHPKMVDVSQKDITQREACASGKIYMSKEAFETIIENKAKKGPVLQTAIIAAIMGAKQASNLIPMCHPLMISKVQTQIEENKEECSFKLFVTVKCEGKTGVEMESLTAVSVGLLTIYDMVKAIDKSMQITDIVLESKEGGKSGKYLRS from the coding sequence ATGAATTTAACGCATTTAGATGAAAAAAATCACCCCAAAATGGTAGATGTAAGTCAAAAAGACATCACTCAAAGAGAAGCTTGTGCTAGTGGCAAAATATATATGAGCAAAGAAGCTTTTGAAACCATCATTGAAAATAAGGCAAAAAAAGGGCCTGTTTTACAAACTGCTATCATAGCAGCTATTATGGGAGCTAAACAAGCTTCAAATCTCATTCCAATGTGTCATCCTTTGATGATTTCAAAAGTGCAAACTCAAATAGAAGAAAACAAAGAAGAATGCTCTTTTAAACTTTTCGTAACCGTAAAATGTGAAGGAAAAACCGGGGTAGAAATGGAAAGCTTGACTGCTGTTAGTGTTGGACTTTTAACTATTTATGATATGGTTAAAGCCATTGATAAAAGCATGCAAATTACTGATATAGTTTTAGAAAGTAAAGAAGGAGGAAAAAGTGGTAAATATCTGCGATCTTAA
- a CDS encoding highly acidic protein produces the protein MAYDDEEFENYDDEMYNEADDDTYANNQRSYNYDDDDYEYDDDYSDDDTYEMD, from the coding sequence ATGGCTTATGATGATGAAGAATTTGAAAATTACGATGATGAAATGTATAATGAGGCAGATGATGATACTTATGCAAATAATCAAAGATCATATAATTATGATGATGATGATTATGAATACGATGATGATTATAGTGATGATGATACTTACGAGATGGATTAA